From the Cryptomeria japonica chromosome 2, Sugi_1.0, whole genome shotgun sequence genome, one window contains:
- the LOC131859439 gene encoding rust resistance kinase Lr10-like gives MLDHSRQSETQFMTEVATIGRIHHFYLVRLLGYCFEGVTSALVYKKRKRSSSELESYVAPEVWSRNLGPVTDKSDVYSFDMMLLEMVGGRKNIEVQVSRSSQFYFPEWAFKLIENGELRTRLREREISGADEAKARSLAKVGLWCIQYNSTDRSSMMRVLQMLEGDADDIPNPPTPFSTRPPSAPFSASEESSTIEIETA, from the exons ATGCTTGATCACTCACGGCAAAGCGAGACTCAGTTCATGACCGAAGTGGCGACTATTGGAAGGATTCACCACTTTTATTTGGTTCGTTTGCTGGGGTATTGCTTTGAAGGAGTTACTAGTGCACTCGTGTACAA gaaaagaaaaagatcaagttcTGAATTGGAATCATATGTTGCGCCAGAGGTGTGGTCTAGAAATTTGGGGCCTGTAACAGACAAATCAGATGTTTACAGTTTTGACATGATGTTATTGGAGATGGTGGGAGGAAGAAAGAATATCGAAGTACAGGTGAGCCGCTCAAGCCAATTCTATTTTCCAGAGTGGGCGTTCAAATTGATAGAGAATGGGGAGCTGAGGacaaggttgagagagagagagataagtggAGCAGATGAGGCGAAGGCAAGGAGTCTGGCAAAAGTGGGTCTGTGGTGTATTCAGTACAATTCGACGGACAGATCTTCAATGATGAGGGTGCTTCAAATGTTGGAAGGAGATGCTGACGACATCCCAAATCCTCCGACTCCGTTCAGCACACGGCCGCCATCGGCACCATTCTCGGCTAGTGAAGAATCGTCCACCATTGAAATCGAAACGGCATAG
- the LOC131859441 gene encoding uncharacterized protein LOC131859441 — translation MSSLLYDRQKFLNLQSSETLAREESYWRQKSRDLWPFEGDRNTKFFHSSSKIKRLRNQIFYIIDSNGNSLVDEDDIASKAIRFFKSLLTAELVAVDNEFVNLIPPLVSQEDNKILMAPFSLAKLKEIVFSMHSEKASGLDGFTALFFQKCWDFIGNDVLLSKLRPWIVSLEQGGFVPSQETSEGAILAHEILHSTSQQKAPAMILKLDMLKAYDHVNRQSLVAVLAISNAMASGLWSGIKVDVLLSPQSHYLFADDMLLFGVASLREARVIKKIISDYASFFGQKAPSQVIKDIKVSLRSFLWNDNLGGRKKIPLLAWDNICCPKELGVQVFAI, via the exons ATGTCCTCTCTATTGTATGATAGGCAAAAGTTTTTGAATCTTCAATCGAGTGAGAccttggctagggaagaatcttattggaggcagaagTCTAGGGACCTTTGGCCCTTTGAAGGGGACagaaatactaagttcttccactcCTCTTCTAAGATTAAGAGGCTTCGTAATCAAATTTTctatattattgattctaatggcaACAGTCTGGTTGATGAGGATGATATTGCTTCTAAAGCCATTAGGTTCTTTAAGTCACTGCTTACAGCAGAACTGGTTGCTGTAGATAATGAGTTTGTGAATTTGATCCCCCCATTAGTGtctcaagaagataataagattCTTATGGCTCCCTTTTCGTTGGCTAAGCTAaaagagatagtcttttccatgcattcGGAAAAGGCCTCGGGCTTGGATGGTTTTACAGCTctattttttcagaagtgttgggacTTTATAGGAAATGATGTTTT GCTTTCCAAGCTTCGTCCTTGGATAGTTTCCTTGGAGCAGGGTGGATTTGTGCCTAGTCAGGAGACATCTGAAGGTGCGATTTTAGCTCATGAAATTCTGCACTCCACATCTCAACAAAAGGCTCCAGCCATGATTCTTAAACTAGACATGCTTAAGGCTTATGATCATGTTAACAGGCAGTCCCTTGTGGCTGTTTT GGCCATCTCTAATGCTATGGCATCTGGTTTATGGTCAGGTATCAAAGTTGATGTCCTCCTTTCTCCACAATCCCATTACTTGTTTGCTGATGACATGCTTCTGTTTGGGGTTGCCTCTTTGAGGGAAGCTCGAGTTATAAAGAAAATTATCTCTGACTATGCTTCTTTTTTTGGACAAAAG GCTCCCTCTCAAGTTATTAAGGACATTAAGGTTTCCCTTAGatccttcctttggaatgataaCTTGGGAGGTAGGAAGAAGATCCCTCTTCTTGCTTGGGACAATATTTGTTGCCCCAAAGAGCTGGGGGTGCAGGTATTTGCAATTTAG